The region CTCGTGGAAGGCGTAGTGCCGTACCCGTTCGATTCCGGTGGTGTACAGCTCGATGATGTTGGACAGGCCGCCCCCCAGGACGACCGCGTCCGGGTCGAGGATCGAGATCAGCCCTCCCAGGCAGCGGCCGAAGTCGTCCAGGAAACGGTCGAAGGCGGCGCGGCAGCGCGGCTCGCCCGTCCGGGCGCCGGCCACGATCCGCTCCATGGACAGGCGTTCGCCGTATTCCCGGACAAAGGCCGCCTCCACCCCCGAACCGCTGATCTTCGTCTCCACGCATCCCCGGTTGCCGCAGTAGCACACCGCTCCGGCCGGGTCCACCGACAGGTGCCCCCATTCCCCGGCGATACGGTGCGGCCCCGGGCGCACCCGCCCGTCGATGCAGATCCCGCCCCCGCAGCCGGTCCCCATGATGACCCCGAACACCAGCCCGTATCCGAGCCCCGCTCCCTGGCGGCACTCGGCCAGGGTGAAGCAGTCGGCATCGTTGCACAGGGTCACGGCCCGGCCCAGTTCCCATTCCAGATCCCCCTGCAGGGGCCTGCCGATGAGGCAGGTGGAGTTGGCGTTGCGCACCAGCCCGGTCCGTTCGTCGCTGGAACCGGGGATGCCGATCCCCACCGTGCAGGGCGCCCCGGCCGGGACCCGGGCCATGGCTTCACGGACGGCCGTGGTCACGGTTGCCAATACGGCGCGGTACCCTTGGTCGAGGGGGGTGGCACGGCGCTCCCGGAGCAGGACCGCCCCGTCGGGCGCCAGGAGCAGCGCCTCGGTCTTGGTGCCCCCCAGGTCGATGCCGATGCGGAAAGGTGTCTGTTCAGAGGCAGAGGTCATCATGGCATGGTTATTTGTCATAGGTGCTGGCGCCAACCATGTCCACGATAAACGGTGAACGACGCCACAGCGGTCGGCATTGAAAAAATTCAGGTTTGTTTTTCAACAACCTGCTACAGCATCTTGCGCAGGTACTGGCCGGTGTAGGACCTGGTGACCTTGGCCACCTGCTCCGGGGTGCCGCTGGCGATGATCTCGCCCCCCCGGTCGCCCCCCTCGGGACCCAGGTCGATGATGTGGTCCGCGGTCTTGATCACGTCCAGGTTGTGCTCGATGATGACGATGGTGTTGCCGGCGTCCACCAGGCGCTGGATCACCTCCAGGAGCTTGCGGATATCCTCGAAGTGGAGGCCGGTGGTCGGCTCGTCCAGGATGTAGATGGTGCGGCCGGTGGCGCGCCGGGAGAGCTCCTTGGCCAGCTTGACCCGCTGGGCCTCGCCCCCCGAGAGGGTGGTGGCCGACTGCCCCAGCTTGATGTAGCCCAGGCCCACCTCTTCCAGGGTTTTGAGCTTGTTCTTGATGCGCGGGATGGCCCCCATGAATTCCAGGGATTGGGAAACGGTCATGTCCAGCACCTCGGCGATGGACTTGCCCTTGTAGAGCACCTCCAGGGTCTCCCGGTTGTAGCGCGCCCCCTTGCAGACCTCGCACTCCACGTACACGTCCGGCAGGAAGTGCATCTCGATCTTGATGATGCCGTCCCCGGAGCAGGCCTCGCAGCGTCCCCCCTTGACGTTGAAGGAGTAGCGCCCCGGCTTGTAGCCGCGCAGCTTGGATTCGGGCAGGTTGGAGAACAGGTCGCGGATATCGCCGAACACGCCGGTGTAGGTGGCCGGGTTGCTGCGCGGGGTGCGGCCGATGGGTGACTGGTCGATGTTGATGACCTTGTCCAGATGCTCCAGGCCGCGGATATCCTTCACGGCCCCGGCCTTCTCCCGGCTGCGGTAGAGCCGCTGGCTCAGCACCTTGTGCAGGGTGTCGATCACCAGGGTCGATTTTCCCGAACCCGAGACGCC is a window of Geobacter sp. FeAm09 DNA encoding:
- a CDS encoding ROK family protein, whose product is MTNNHAMMTSASEQTPFRIGIDLGGTKTEALLLAPDGAVLLRERRATPLDQGYRAVLATVTTAVREAMARVPAGAPCTVGIGIPGSSDERTGLVRNANSTCLIGRPLQGDLEWELGRAVTLCNDADCFTLAECRQGAGLGYGLVFGVIMGTGCGGGICIDGRVRPGPHRIAGEWGHLSVDPAGAVCYCGNRGCVETKISGSGVEAAFVREYGERLSMERIVAGARTGEPRCRAAFDRFLDDFGRCLGGLISILDPDAVVLGGGLSNIIELYTTGIERVRHYAFHEHLATPILKNRLGDSAGVFGAAWIGV